The Deltaproteobacteria bacterium nucleotide sequence AAGCCGTCGTCGGGCTCGATCTCGAGCGCCCGACGGATCAGCTTCTCGGCCTCGTCGAGGCGGACCCCCATCTCGGCGTAGGTGTAGCCCAGGTAGTTGAGGGCAGCCGCGTTCTTCGGGTTGAGCTCGACCGCCCGCCGCATCTGCTCGAGGGTGCGCTCCTTCTCGTTCGCCTCGTCGTACGCCGCGCCGAGCGTGAAGTGGTAGCGGTCGTTGTCGGGGAAGCGTGCCACCATGCGCTCGAGCAGCTCGATGGCGCTCTTCAGGTCCTTCTCCTCCCGGTAGAGCGAGGCGAGGTAGCCCATCAGCTCGGGGTCGTCCGGCTTTACCGCGAGCGCGGCCCGGATCTCCCGCACGGCCTCGGGCAGGTCCTCCTTCTGGAGGAGGTAGGCGCGGCGGATGCGCGCGTCGACGTAGTAGTCCGAATCCGGCGGGATCTTCCCGAACTCCTCGAGGGCCCGCTTCGTCTCGTGGCGCTCGGCGTAGACCGAGCCCAGGTAATAGCGAACGACCCAGCTCGTCGGCTCCGCGGCGAGCACGAGGTTGAACTCGGTCGCGGCGCGGTCGAGGTCGCCCTTCTCGAAGTAGATGAGCCCCATCTTGATGCGCGCCTCGCGCGGGTCGCCGGTGGTCTGCTCCAGGGCCTGGAACTGGTTCAGCGCCTCGTCGAACTTCTTCTGCCCGGCGTAGATGCCGGCCAGCCGCCGGCGCACGGGCACGCTCTGCGGGTTGAGCGCCAGGATGCGCTGGTAGAGCTCGATGGCCTTGTCGGTCCGGCCCTGCAGCTCGTACGTGACCGCGAGGTCGGTCAAGATCAGCTCTGACTGCGGCCCGAGCTTGAGCGCGTCCAGATATGCATGCTCGGCCTTGTCGAGCTGCCGCGCGGCGGCATAGATGCGGCCGAGGTAGTAGTGCGCGAGCACCGACGTGGGGTTCCGCGCCAGGAGCTTCCTGAGCGTCGCCACCGCCCGCTCGGTGTCGCCCCGCTTCCCGAGGAGGGCGGCGAGATAGAGGTACGCCTCCTGATTACCCGGATCCCGGGCGAGCAGGCGCTCGTAGGTGGCCGTCGCCTCGTCGTCTCGGCCGAGCGAGGAGAGCACGCCGGCGAGCAGCTCGAGCCCCTCGGCGTTCTCCGGGTCCGCCTGCACCGCGGCCGTGCTCTGCTGGAGCGCGCGCTCGAGCTGGCCCGTCCGCACGTAGAGCGTCGCCAGGCGCCGGCGGAGCAGCGCGGTGTCGGGATCGGCGGCGACGGCCTGCTCGAACTCGCGGACGGCCGTGTCGGCGTCGCCCAGCGAGATGGCGACCTCGCCGCGCAGGAAGTGGCCGAGCGCGCCCGCCTCCGGCGGGAGCTCGACCCGCGGCCCGTGCCGCCGGTCGCCGGCGAGCGGCCCGGGCCAGGGATGCTTGAGGCCCGCGCAGCCGTACGCCAGCTGAAGCACAAGAGCCAGCCTGACTGCGAAGCTGGTGCGGGCCATCGGAGTCGTGGGACTACCATGGCCGACGCGCTCCGGCAATTCAAACGGCGACACGAGGCAAAGCCGCACCCGCGGCGCCGCGCCCGTGCCGCTAGCGCCGCCCCCGGAGCCGCGCCGCGCGCGCCGGCGTCCCCTGCGACGCGCCGATCCAGATCACGCCGCCCCGGAAGTGCTCCTTCTTCCAGATCGGCACGGTCTCCTTCAGGCGATCGATCAGCCAGTGGCACGCCGCGAAGGCCTCGGCACGATGCGCCGCCGAGACCGCGATGGCGACGCTCGCCTCGCCGACCGGCACGACGCCAACCCGGTGGGCTGCGGCGACCTTGCGGAGCGGCCAGCGTCGGGCGGCCTCCTTGCCGAGCGCGCGCATCTCGCGCTCCGCCATGGCCGTGAACGCCTCGTACTCCAGGCGCACGACCCGCCGCCCACCGTTCTCGCTGCGTGTCGTCCCGAGGAAGGTGACCACCGCGCCGGCGCGCGGGTCGGCGACGGCGCGGACCAGCCGTGCGAGGTCGATCGGGACGTCGGTCACCCGGAACATGGCTGCGGTCAGAACACGAACTTCACGGCGTGTGGCTCGACCTTCGACGCGCACGAGGTGCCGCAGCGCTGGCAGACGTACTCGTGCTTCTCGCCCTCCGGCAGCACGAGCAGCAGCCGTTTGCGCACGGGCATCGCCTGGCGGCAGCGAGGGCAGTGGAGCAGGCTCGCCTCCAGCGACCCGTAGCCCTCCGGCTCGCGGCGCCGGCGCGGCGGACCACCGAGCATGGCCCGGAATCTAGCGTGCGGGTCGAACCCCGGCAATGGTGCCGCGCGCGGGTTGCACGGCCGGGGCGGCGCCCGATATGGATCTGGTCGCGTGCCGACCGTCTACATCGAGACCTACGGCTGCCAGATGAACGTCGCCGACACCGAGCTGGTGCTCGGCCATCTCGCGGCGCACGGCTACCGGCAGACCGCCGGCCCCGATGGGGCCGACGTGATCCTCCTGAACACCTGCGCCATCCGCGAGCACGCCGAGGAGCGCGTCATCGGCCGGCTCGGCGAGCTCGCGCGCTACAAGCGGCGCCGCCCCGACGTGCGGCTCGGGGTAACGGGCTGCATGGCGCAGCACCTCCGCGAGCGCCTGCGCGAGCGCGCCCCCCACGTCGACCTGCTGGTCGGGCCCGACGGCTATCGCCGCCTCCCCGAGCTGCTCGGCGCCGGCGATGCACACCCCCACGTCGCGCTCCGGCTCGACCCCGAGGAGACCTACGCCGACCTGCCCGTGGCGCGCGAGGCCGGCGTGCGGGCGTGGGTCACGGTGATGCGCGGCTGCGACCGGTTCTGCACGTTCTGCATCGTGCCGTACGTGCGCGGTCGCGAGCGGAGCCTCCCCGGCCCGGTGCTGCTCGAGCAGGTCCGGGCCCTCGCGGCCGCCGGAGTGCGCGAGGTCGTCTTCCTCGGCCAGACGGTCAACGCCTATCACGACGGCGCGTGGGACTTCGCCGAGCTCGTCCGCCGCAGCGCCGGCGTGCCGGGCATTGTCCGCATCCGGTTCACCTCACCCCATCCCTCGGAGATGAGCGAGCGGCTGATCGACGCGATGGCCGAGTGCGACGCGGTCGCGCCGCAGCTGCATCTCCCCGTGCAGTCGGGCTCCGATCGCGTGCTCGCGCGCATGCAGCGCGACTATCACGTCGCCGAGTACGAGGCGCTGGTCGCTCGGCTGCGGGCGCGCGTGCCGGGCATCGCGCTCTCGACCGACGTCATCGTCGGCTTCCCGGGCGAGGACGAGGCGGACTTCGCGGCCACCGAGGCGCTGCTGCGGCACGTGCGCTACGACTCGGCCTTCCTCTTCAAGTACTCGCCGCGCGAGGGCACCCGCGCCTTCCGCTGGGGCGATCCAGTGCCCGACGAGGAGAAGGCGCGGCGTCTGCGGCGTCTCGTCGACCTCCAGGAGACGATCTCGGCCGAGATCAACCGCGGCCTGGTCGGCACGGCGGTGGAGGTGCTGGTCGAGGGGCCGGCGCGGCGTCCCGAGGGGTGGATGGCAGGGAAGAGCCGCGACATGAAGACGGTGGTCTTCCCCGGCCCCGCCGCGCCCGGGGAGCTCGCCCGCGTGCGGGTGGAGTCGGCGACCTCTCACACGCTCTCCGGCATGATCGCCGCGGGCTAGCCGGTTGGCCGAGCGGACGCTCCTCGTCGTGCTGGCCGCAACGCTCGCCGCGGGCCCGGCCGCCGTCGCCCCCGTTCGCCCCGGGCACCTCCCGGGCGGCCGCGTCGTGCGCGTCGTCGATGGCGACACGGTCGACGTCCGGCTCGGCCCGCGGGTCGAACGCGTTCGCCTGATCGGCATCGACGCGCCCGAGGTGCACGACTCTGCGAAGCTCGACCGCGACGCGCGGCGGAGCCACCGGTCGAAGGCGGCGATCGAGGCGATGGGCCGCCGGGCGACCGAGTTCACCGCCCGCCGTCTCGGCGACCAGACGGTCGAGCTCGAGTTCGACGTCGAGCGGCGGGATCGCTACGGCCGGCTGCTCGCCTATCTCTGGCTGCCCGACGGCAGGCTCTTCAACGCCGAGATCCTGCGCGAGGGCTATGCCCACGTGCTCACCATCCCGCCGAACGTCAGATACGCGTCGCACTTCCGCGCGCTCCAGCGTGAGGCGCGCGCCACGGGCCGAGGGCTCTGGAGCGCCAGCGTCGCGCGGCGCGCGCGGCGGCATCAGCGCCAACCGTCAGAACTGCGTCAGAGACAACACAGTCCAGATCCCCGCTTCGTCCTGCGCCAGCCCATCATACCGCTCGAACACGACTCCTTTGCTCGTCAGCACCTCGACGGTCGCGCGGATGTCAGAGACCCTCCAGCCGAGGACGGTGTGGTGCGCCGGGTCGAGCGCCTGGACCTTGGCCACACGTAGCATCACTCCGTTCGCGTCGAACACCAGCGCGGACGGCTCGTCGGCGCCTTCATAGAACGCGCGGGCGCGCTCGGCGTTCGTGGTCGCGACGAAGGCGATGACGTCGGCGGCGTTCAGGAACTCTCAACTACGCCCGCACCGGTCGAGCGATCAAGTGTTCCATCTTGAACATGGCCTCGCCCGCCCGTGACCTCGAGCCCATGACGCGCTATCGTGCCGCCGGCCATGAAGCCGCTCCTCCACGGACAGCTGGCCCTCTTCATCGTCCAGGCGCTCCTCATCATCAGCGCCGCGCGTCTCATCGGGCTCCTCGCCCGCCGGATACGCCAGCCCATGGTGATCGCCGAGATCGCCGCGGGCATCCTGCTCGGCCCGTCGTTGCTCGGCTGGGTCGCGCCCCAGACGTCGGGGGCGGTCTTTCCGAAGGACTCGCTCGCGCTGCTCAGCATGCTCAGCCAGGTGGGCCTCATCCTGTTCATGTTCCTCGTCGGACTCGAGTTCGACGGCAAGATGCTGCGCGGGCGCGGGCACACCTCGGTCGCGATCAGCCATACGAGCATCATCGTCCCTTTCGCGCTCGGCGCGGTCCTCGCTCTCTACCTCTATCCGCGTCTCTCGGCGCCGACGGTGCCCTTCACCTCCTTCACGCTGTTCATGGGCGCCGCGATGAGCATCACGGCGTTCCCCGTGCTCGCCCGCATCCTGGTCGAGCGCCGTCTGCTGCACTCGAAGCTGGGCGCCGTGACGATCACGTGCGCGGCGGTCGACGACGTGACGGCGTGGTGCATCCTCGCGTTCGTCGTCTCGATCGCGCGTGCCGGAAGCCTGGGCGACGCCGCGCGGACCACGGTGCTCGCGCTGCTGTACATCGGCGTCATGGTGGCGCTCGTCCGCCCGTTCCTCCAGCGGCTCGCGGGGCGCAGCGCGAACAAGGAGGGGCTGAGCCAGAACCTCGTGGCCGTGACGCTCGTGCTGCTCCTGCTCTCGAGCCTCACCACCGAGGCCATCGGCATCCATGCGCTGTTCGGTGCGTTCCTGATCGGCTGCATCATTCCGAAGGCGAACGGGTTCGCGCAGCTGCTCGCCGACAAGCTCGAGGACCTCGTCGTGGTGTTCCTCTTGCCGCTGTTCTTCGCCTTCAGCGGCCTGCGCACCCAGATCGGCTTGCTCGACTCCGCAAGCGCGTGGTGGATGTGCAGCCTCATCATCGGCGTCGCGTGCCTGGGAAAGTTCGGCGGCAGCACCGTCGCCGCCCGGCTCACCGGGCTCCGCTGGCAGGAGGCCACCGCCCTCGGGGTGCTGATGAACACGCGCGGCCTCATGGAGCTGATCGTGCTCAACATCGGGCTCGACCTCGGCGTGATCTCGCCGACGCTGTTCACGATGATGGTGCTGATGGCGCTGGTGACGACGTTCATGACCACCCCGCTCCTCGAGTGGGTCTACCCGCTCGCGGAGATCGCCAAGGAGCAGGCGGAGGAGGCGGAGATCCCGGCCCGCGTGCGCCCGGCCGAGGCCTTCACCGTGCTCATGTGCGTCGCCTACGATCGCTCCGGTCCCGGCATGGTGACGCTGGCGGGTGCCCTCGTCGGCGCGACGAGCGACGCGAAGCGCCTCTACGCGCTGCGCCTCGAGCCTCCCAACGACCGCGCCTCCTTCGTGCTCACGCAGCGCGCGGCGGCGCACGACGCGGCCGCGCTGGGGCCGCTTCTCGAGCGCGCCGGCGCCCTCGGCCTCGAGGTGCGGCCGCTCTCCTTCGTGTCGCCGCAGCCGGCCTCCGACATCTGCAACGTCGCAGCGGTGAAAGGCGCCGATCTCGTGCTCATGGGCTGGCACAAGCCGATGCTCGGCAAGGCGGCGCTCGGCGGCACGGTGCACGAGGTCATGCGACAGGCGCCGGCGAGCGTCGGCGTGCTGGTCGACCGCGGTCTCGGCTGGGTGACGAACGTGCTGGTGCCGTACCACGGCAGCATCCACGACCAGGGCGCGCTGCGTCTCGCGCAGCGGCTGGCCCGACATTCCGGCGCCAACGTGACGGTGTTGCGCGTCGTGAGCCGGGGGACGGCCCCGGCCGGCGCTCTCGAGGACGGTCCGCTCACCGAGGTGCTGGAGGCGGAGGCACGGCCGGGAGAGGGGGAGATCGCGCTGAAGGTGGTCGAGCACGCCGACCCGGGGCGGGCGGTGGTCGAA carries:
- a CDS encoding cation/H(+) antiporter; translation: MKPLLHGQLALFIVQALLIISAARLIGLLARRIRQPMVIAEIAAGILLGPSLLGWVAPQTSGAVFPKDSLALLSMLSQVGLILFMFLVGLEFDGKMLRGRGHTSVAISHTSIIVPFALGAVLALYLYPRLSAPTVPFTSFTLFMGAAMSITAFPVLARILVERRLLHSKLGAVTITCAAVDDVTAWCILAFVVSIARAGSLGDAARTTVLALLYIGVMVALVRPFLQRLAGRSANKEGLSQNLVAVTLVLLLLSSLTTEAIGIHALFGAFLIGCIIPKANGFAQLLADKLEDLVVVFLLPLFFAFSGLRTQIGLLDSASAWWMCSLIIGVACLGKFGGSTVAARLTGLRWQEATALGVLMNTRGLMELIVLNIGLDLGVISPTLFTMMVLMALVTTFMTTPLLEWVYPLAEIAKEQAEEAEIPARVRPAEAFTVLMCVAYDRSGPGMVTLAGALVGATSDAKRLYALRLEPPNDRASFVLTQRAAAHDAAALGPLLERAGALGLEVRPLSFVSPQPASDICNVAAVKGADLVLMGWHKPMLGKAALGGTVHEVMRQAPASVGVLVDRGLGWVTNVLVPYHGSIHDQGALRLAQRLARHSGANVTVLRVVSRGTAPAGALEDGPLTEVLEAEARPGEGEIALKVVEHADPGRAVVEECARGHDLLLIGVGPEWGLEHRPFGMHPEIIITECPISLLVVRQYEPALAREALRVPDTHLAPPRRARLQSGS
- the miaB gene encoding tRNA (N6-isopentenyl adenosine(37)-C2)-methylthiotransferase MiaB, whose amino-acid sequence is MARNLACGSNPGNGAARGLHGRGGARYGSGRVPTVYIETYGCQMNVADTELVLGHLAAHGYRQTAGPDGADVILLNTCAIREHAEERVIGRLGELARYKRRRPDVRLGVTGCMAQHLRERLRERAPHVDLLVGPDGYRRLPELLGAGDAHPHVALRLDPEETYADLPVAREAGVRAWVTVMRGCDRFCTFCIVPYVRGRERSLPGPVLLEQVRALAAAGVREVVFLGQTVNAYHDGAWDFAELVRRSAGVPGIVRIRFTSPHPSEMSERLIDAMAECDAVAPQLHLPVQSGSDRVLARMQRDYHVAEYEALVARLRARVPGIALSTDVIVGFPGEDEADFAATEALLRHVRYDSAFLFKYSPREGTRAFRWGDPVPDEEKARRLRRLVDLQETISAEINRGLVGTAVEVLVEGPARRPEGWMAGKSRDMKTVVFPGPAAPGELARVRVESATSHTLSGMIAAG
- a CDS encoding molybdenum cofactor biosynthesis protein MoaE, which translates into the protein MFRVTDVPIDLARLVRAVADPRAGAVVTFLGTTRSENGGRRVVRLEYEAFTAMAEREMRALGKEAARRWPLRKVAAAHRVGVVPVGEASVAIAVSAAHRAEAFAACHWLIDRLKETVPIWKKEHFRGGVIWIGASQGTPARAARLRGRR
- a CDS encoding tetratricopeptide repeat protein, with the translated sequence MARTSFAVRLALVLQLAYGCAGLKHPWPGPLAGDRRHGPRVELPPEAGALGHFLRGEVAISLGDADTAVREFEQAVAADPDTALLRRRLATLYVRTGQLERALQQSTAAVQADPENAEGLELLAGVLSSLGRDDEATATYERLLARDPGNQEAYLYLAALLGKRGDTERAVATLRKLLARNPTSVLAHYYLGRIYAAARQLDKAEHAYLDALKLGPQSELILTDLAVTYELQGRTDKAIELYQRILALNPQSVPVRRRLAGIYAGQKKFDEALNQFQALEQTTGDPREARIKMGLIYFEKGDLDRAATEFNLVLAAEPTSWVVRYYLGSVYAERHETKRALEEFGKIPPDSDYYVDARIRRAYLLQKEDLPEAVREIRAALAVKPDDPELMGYLASLYREEKDLKSAIELLERMVARFPDNDRYHFTLGAAYDEANEKERTLEQMRRAVELNPKNAAALNYLGYTYAEMGVRLDEAEKLIRRALEIEPDDGFYVDSLGWVYYQRGDYRRAVEHLERAVELAGDDPTVAEHLGDAYSRAGHPTDALRIYRDALARAKETAQVGRLKSKIHVLESSVRAEGAPL